A single genomic interval of Prunus dulcis chromosome 5, ALMONDv2, whole genome shotgun sequence harbors:
- the LOC117627806 gene encoding protein IWS1 homolog 1 has translation MAFEDDPYRDEDGEPLMDYDDFGAGRDPSPEPHQDDGLEDNDDLRDRDQSQTPVYDADPSSLKSKPRKRLIKKSHVGKLPVSSDLVDDDGEDGDEGSGKRLKKEKRHKGEKKGPKFPRRSFSDKAATDGEVKEMWDTIAGGDSEDDQEGVRTFDDDNFIDDTGVHPADRYGSDNERSPSHHPQAEEGEEDDEIKELFKMGKKRKKNEKSPAEIALLVENVMAELEVTAEEDAEFNRQGKPAINKLKKLPLLTEVLSKKQLQQEFLDHGVLTLLKNWLEPLPDGSLPNINIRAAILKILTDFPIDLEQYDRREQLKKSGLGKVIMFLSKSDEETTSNRKLAKELVDKWSRPIFNKSTRFEDMRNIDDDRVPFRRPPVKKPVNNGTGMESRDGDLDLDEFSRERKSGQSSSRQHASRPEATPMDFVVRPQSKIDPDEIRARAKQAIQDQRRMKMNRKLQQLKAPKKKQLQATKLSVEGRGMVKYL, from the exons ATGGCTTTCGAAGACGATCC GTACCGCGACGAAGATGGGGAGCCATTGATGGACTACGATGACTTCGGAGCGGGTCGTGACCCATCTCCCGAGCCCCACCAAGATGACGGCCTAGAAGACAACGACGATTTGCGCGATCGAGACCAGTCCCAGACCCCCGTCTACGATGCCGACCCCTCGTCCTTGAAATCCAAGCCAAGGAAGCGGCTGATCAAGAAGAGCCACGTGGGAAAACTGCCTGTGAGCTCTGATTTGGTGGACGATGATGGAGAGGATGGCGATGAGGGCAGTGGGAAGAGgctgaagaaggagaagaggcATAAGGGAGAGAAGAAGGGACCCAAATTTCCAAGGAGATCCTTTTCCGACAAGGCGGCCACGGATGGTGAGGTCAAGGAGATGTGGGACACCATCGCCGGCGGCGATTCTGAG GATGATCAGGAGGGTGTCAGGACATTTGATGATGACAACTTTATAGATGACACTGGTGTGCATCCTGCTGACCGGTATGGAAGCGACAATGAACGCTCTCCTAGTCATCATCCTCAG GCTGAGGAGGGTGAGGAAGATGATGAAATCAAGGAACTCTTTAAGATGGgtaagaaaaggaagaagaatgaaaaaagTCCAGCAGAAATAGCATTGCTGGTTGAGAATGTCATGGCTGAGCTCGAGGTTACAGCTGAAGAGGATGCAGAATTTAATAGACAGGGGAAACCTGCCATTAATAAGCTCAAGAAGTTGCCTCTTCTTACAGAGGTCCTCTCAAA GAAGCAGCTTCAACAAGAGTTCTTAGATCATGGAGTGCTAACTCTGCTGAAGAATTGGCTTGAACCTCTTCCTGATGGAAGTTTaccaaatataaatatacGTGCAGCaattttgaagattttgaCTGAT TTCCCCATTGATCTAGAGCAATATGATAGAAGAGAACAACTGAAAAAGAGTGGCCTTGGAAAG GTCATCATGTTTTTGTCAAAATCTGATGAGGAAACAACTTCCAACAGAAAGCTTGCGAAGGAATTGGTTGACAAATgg AGTCGACCTATATTTAATAAAAGTACGAGGTTTGAGGATATGAGAAACATTGATGATGACAGGGTTCCCTTTAGAAGGCCACCAGTGAAAAA GCCAGTGAATAATGGTACAGGAATGGAATCTAGAGATGGTGATCTGGACTTGGATGAATTTTCAAG GGAAAGAAAATCTGGCCAATCATCTTCTAGGCAACATGCCTCAAGGCCAGAAGCGACACCAATGGATTTTGTGGTGCGCCCACAATCTAAGATTGATCCTGATGAAATCAGAGCCCGTGCTAAACAA